A genomic segment from Sander vitreus isolate 19-12246 chromosome 3, sanVit1, whole genome shotgun sequence encodes:
- the ankk1 gene encoding ankyrin repeat and protein kinase domain-containing protein 1 has product MCRIRQRVCHRGSVFMDCLDEFRNFKKDDFEADWIKVAECRFGQVYQVRLKRQQEKCALKSFHTTLCANNIYRRTIDEASNIAKVKFKYIVSIYGLCSEASAVVMEHMSNGSLNSLLASHTLMWPKKFQMIHEASMGMDFLHSMTPPLLHLNLKTSNILLDDCLHAKISDFGLIHWEEGMNSKLFVEHLTVRGNISYIPPEMFSQCPDPPGTTFDVYSFGIVMWEILSQQKPYAGCSMTTVLLQVSHGKRPCVEVIPEQKPRECDQMIDIMRQCWDQDHRKRPQFSDTVRKTEALSKVLKFPGPIQCHKNGEEGQESEYPWLVHPMLKIALPEMPDLPSGNHMENHDSILSLLCKKDFGSFRKFVKREHVSTQFSGEKSLLHYTVASRDVESVEHVLRLGAEVNCMTARGYTPLIIAVLHRIDDIISLLLEHGAAAAQGDEDQWTALHFAAQNGDDRTVRLLLDKGAVADAREKAGWMPLHLACQNGHETVVRLLLSRLSEDAIGEQEAQGRTPLHLASAYGHLNIAKLLLSKGADPNAADCSLSTALHLSAEEGHNRIVRQLVKSGVNINSADSIGYTPLHLAALRGHTGICRQLLSNGASPDSKTLQGWTPMHLAALRGHEATVVQLESQGGCVNAGGENGWSPLHLACHQGEPEVVAKLLAAKADPNVSEDSEGWTPLHVACTSASSASVLHLILHHADVNAVNSGKVTPLHLAAQHGCMPIVKALLLNGADRTLMDASGSTSLDVAQRCEKWEIVELLQK; this is encoded by the exons ATGTGTAGGATTAGACAGCGAGTGTGTCACAGAGGTTCTGTATTCATGGATTGCCTTGACGAGTTCAGGAACTTCAAGAAGGACGATTTTGAGGCTGACTGGATTAAGGTGGCAGAATGCAGATTTGGTCAGGTGTACCAGGTCAGGCTTAAGCGCCAACAGGAAAAATGTGCCCTGAAGAGCTTTCACACAACGTTATGTGCAAACAACATTTACAG GAGAACAATAGACGAGGCGTCCAACATAGCCAAAGTGAAATTCAAGTACATTGTGTCCATCTACGGACTGTGCAGTGAGGCATCTGCTGTGGTGATGGAGCACATGAGTAATGGATCGCTGAACAGTCTCCTAGCCAGTCACACTTTGATGTGGCCAAAGAAGTTCCAGATGATTCATGAGGCCTCTATGGGAATGGATTTCCTTCACAGCATGACACCTCCACTACTCCATCTTAACCTCAAGACATCCAACATCCTACTAGACGATTGTCTCCACGCCAAG ATTTCAGATTTTGGTTTAATCCACTGGGAAGAGGGCATGAACAGTAAGTTGTTCGTGGAGCATCTGACAGTAAGAGGGAACATAAGTTACATTCCTCCAGAGATGTTCAGTCAGTGCCCCGATCCTCCAGGAACTACCTTTGATGTTTACAG CTTTGGAATAGTGATGTGGGAGATTCTGTCTCAGCAGAAACCATATGCAG GGTGCAGTATGACCACAGTGCTCTTACAGGTGTCGCATGGTAAGAGACCCTGTGTGGAGGTGATACCCGAACAGAAGCCACGTGAGTGTGATCAGATGATCGACATCATGAGGCAGTGCTGGGACCAGGACCACAGGAAGAGGCCACAGTTCTCAG ACACTGTGAGGAAAACGGAGGCTCTGAGTAAAGTCCTGAAGTTCCCAGGACCAATCCAATGTCACAAAAACGGGGAAGAGGGACAGGAATCAGAATATCCTTGGCTGGTTCACCCGATGCTTAAA ATTGCTTTGCCTGAGATGCCTGACCTTCCCTCAGGTAATCACATGGAAAATCAT GACAgcattctctctctgctgtgcaAAAAAGACTTTGGGAGTTTCAGAAAGTTTGTGAAAAGAGAGCATGTTTCCACACAGTTTTCAGGCGAGAAGAGCCTCCTCCACTACACAGTAGCCAGCAGAGATGTAGAGAGTGTCGAGCACGTCCTGAGACTGGGGGCTGAAGTCAACTGTATGACTGCCAGAGGTTACACTCCTCTTATTATTGCTGTTCTACACAG GATTGATGACATCATCTCATTGTTGCTGGAACACGGTGCAGCTGCCGCCCAGGGAGATGAGGACCAGTGGACAGCGCTCCATTTTGCTGCTCAGAACGGCGATGACAGGACTGTCCGACTCCTGTTGGACAAAGGAGCTGTGGCGGATGCCCGGGAAAAAGCCGGTTGGATGCCCCTCCACCTAGCCTGCCAAAATGGCCATGAAACAGTGGTGCGCCTGCTGCTTTCACGGCTGTCAGAGGATGCAATCGGAGAACAGGAGGCACAAGGGAGGACGCCGCTCCACCTAGCCTCCGCCTACGGGCATCTGAATATTGCCAAGCTCCTCCTCTCCAAGGGAGCAGATCCCAACGCTGCTGACTGCTCTCTCTCCACTGCTCTTCACCTATCAGCTGAGGAAGGCCATAACAGAATAGTCAGACAGTTGGTGAAGAGTGGGGTGAATATTAACAGTGCAGACAGCATAGGATACACTCCACTTCACCTGGCTGCTCTGAGAGGCCATACAGGCATATGCAGGCAGCTGTTGTCTAACGGGGCCAGCCCAGACTCCAAGACCCTCCAAGGCTGGACACCCATGCACCTGGCTGCCCTAAGGGGACATGAAGCCACGGTAGTCCAGCTGGAAAGTCAGGGTGGTTGTGTGAACGCTGGAGGTGAGAATGGATGGAGCCCACTCCACCTTGCTTGCCACCAGGGTGAGCCGGAAGTGGTGGCAAAGCTCCTGGCAGCCAAAGCCGACCCAAACGTATCGGAGGACAGTGAAGGATGGACGCCACTGCATGTGGCTTGTACAAGTGCCAGTTCAGCAAGTGTCCTCCACTTGATATTACATCATGCAGATGTCAATGCAGTAAACTCAGGAAAGGTGACACCTTTACACCTGGCTGCCCAGCATGGCTGTATGCCTATTGTAAAGGCACTGCTGCTGAATGGAGCAGATAGGACTCTGATGGACGCTTCTGGTTCCACATCTCTAGATGTGGCCCAGAGGTGTGAAAAATGGGAAATAGTGGAACTACTGCAGAAGTAG